From Companilactobacillus heilongjiangensis, one genomic window encodes:
- a CDS encoding nucleobase:cation symporter-2 family protein — MDLDTKNQSDSFLKNLLLGFQHLLAMYSGDILIPILIGASLGFSAKEMTYLISVDIFMCGVATLLQIKRTPLTGIGLPVVLGSAVEYVTPLQNIGHHFGIAYMYGAIIAAGVFIMLISKLFASLKRFFPPVVTGSLITLIGFTLIPVAFQNIGGGNVADKSFGNPTNLILGFTTALIIVIISIWGRGFVKQIAVLIGIVAGYLLGIGMGEIGFKTVGSAHWFQIPQPFYFATPKFEWSSILVMLLAALTCMIESTGVYYALAELTGDDLDENDLQRGYASEGLAAILGGIFNTFPYSTFSQNVAVVQLSGIKKNKPVYFSAFLLIILGLIPKVGAVAELIPNAVLGGAMLIMFGTVGIEGIKMLTRVEMNNNNIMIMAVSISLGLGVTVQPTLLHFLPSTVQTILNNGLVVGSFSAILLNLLLNTHKKTN; from the coding sequence ATGGATCTTGATACAAAAAATCAGAGCGATTCTTTTCTAAAAAATCTGCTCTTAGGGTTTCAGCATTTATTAGCCATGTATTCCGGGGATATCTTAATTCCAATTTTGATTGGAGCATCACTAGGATTTAGCGCTAAAGAAATGACTTACTTAATTTCAGTCGATATTTTTATGTGTGGGGTGGCAACACTCTTGCAGATTAAGCGGACTCCGCTGACTGGGATTGGTTTGCCAGTTGTTTTAGGATCAGCCGTTGAATACGTAACGCCGTTACAAAACATTGGGCATCACTTTGGGATTGCCTATATGTATGGTGCTATCATCGCAGCAGGTGTTTTCATCATGTTGATTTCGAAGTTGTTTGCCAGTTTGAAGAGATTCTTCCCTCCAGTAGTTACTGGCTCATTGATCACATTGATCGGCTTTACTTTGATACCTGTTGCGTTTCAAAATATCGGTGGCGGTAACGTTGCTGATAAAAGTTTTGGTAACCCAACTAACTTAATTTTAGGATTTACGACAGCCTTAATTATTGTAATTATTAGTATTTGGGGTCGCGGTTTCGTTAAACAAATTGCGGTCTTGATTGGTATCGTGGCTGGATATTTACTTGGTATCGGTATGGGTGAGATTGGCTTTAAAACAGTCGGCTCAGCTCACTGGTTCCAAATTCCACAGCCTTTCTACTTTGCGACACCTAAGTTTGAATGGTCATCGATTTTGGTCATGTTGCTTGCTGCTTTGACATGTATGATCGAATCAACTGGGGTTTACTATGCCTTAGCTGAATTGACGGGTGACGATTTGGACGAAAATGATTTACAACGTGGTTATGCTTCAGAAGGTTTGGCAGCTATCTTGGGTGGTATTTTCAATACATTCCCATACTCAACTTTCTCGCAAAACGTTGCAGTTGTTCAATTGTCAGGTATTAAGAAGAACAAGCCAGTTTACTTCTCAGCTTTCTTATTGATTATCTTGGGGTTGATTCCTAAGGTTGGAGCTGTGGCAGAATTGATTCCTAACGCCGTTTTAGGTGGTGCCATGTTGATTATGTTCGGTACAGTTGGTATTGAAGGAATCAAGATGCTAACTAGAGTTGAAATGAATAACAATAACATTATGATCATGGCTGTTTCAATCAGTTTAGGTCTTGGTGTAACTGTTCAACCAACACTATTACATTTCTTGCCATCAACCGTTCAAACAATTTTGAATAACGGATTAGTTGTCGGAAGTTTTTCAGCCATTCTGTTAAATCTATTGTTGAATACACATAAAAAGACAAATTAG
- a CDS encoding FAD:protein FMN transferase, with the protein MTEYKYISIVINKFDQPFEIKLATQDSELINTKLIDETVAEISENIKEYDDAFSLENNNSLLSRFEDGDESGLMSSKIFQEVYEQTITAEQMTQHYFSSYFNGKYDPIGLLNGWMIDQIFNHYLLSLLSSEGIDGVSLKCGEDVRLASRPNIDFRWRIAIKDPMNLDILLATYYLQNGAVSTSNEKRSLRKEPSNVEQVTIVGSNALDANIWSSAGVAAGTKKFPQFISKYHLTGMLVDKYAGMENFRDGFSDKIAMSK; encoded by the coding sequence ATGACCGAATATAAATATATCAGCATTGTGATTAACAAGTTTGACCAGCCATTTGAAATCAAGTTGGCAACTCAAGATTCTGAGCTGATTAATACTAAATTAATTGATGAGACAGTTGCTGAAATTTCTGAAAATATTAAAGAATATGACGATGCATTTTCATTAGAAAATAACAACTCACTATTATCCAGATTTGAAGATGGAGACGAAAGTGGATTGATGTCATCCAAGATTTTTCAAGAAGTTTACGAACAAACAATTACCGCTGAACAGATGACGCAGCATTACTTCAGTTCCTACTTCAATGGCAAGTATGATCCAATCGGATTGTTAAATGGCTGGATGATTGACCAAATTTTTAACCATTATCTATTGTCGTTGTTGAGTAGTGAAGGCATTGATGGCGTGTCACTCAAGTGTGGTGAAGATGTCCGTTTAGCCAGTCGACCTAATATTGACTTTAGATGGCGGATTGCGATTAAAGACCCAATGAATTTGGATATCCTGCTGGCAACGTATTACCTGCAAAATGGTGCCGTTTCAACATCCAATGAGAAACGCAGTTTGAGAAAGGAACCAAGTAATGTTGAGCAAGTAACGATTGTCGGTAGCAATGCGCTGGATGCCAATATTTGGTCCTCAGCGGGAGTTGCGGCAGGAACAAAGAAGTTTCCTCAGTTTATCTCTAAATATCATTTAACGGGCATGCTAGTTGATAAATATGCAGGAATGGAAAACTTCCGTGATGGATTTTCAGATAAAATAGCAATGTCAAAATGA